In Hymenobacter sublimis, a single genomic region encodes these proteins:
- a CDS encoding MGH1-like glycoside hydrolase domain-containing protein — protein sequence MTQEQLRLAETTARTAPWKKFGPYLTERQWGTVREDYSAEGNAWDYITHDMARSKAYRWGEEGLGGLSDDQQLLCFGLGLWNGKDEILKERLFGLTNGQGNHGEDVKELYYYLDSTPTHSYMKMLYKYPQRAFPYRKLIRENGRRNRQQPEYELTDTGIFSKNRYFDVYIEYAKAGPEDLLMQVTVHNRGPKVASVQVLPQFWFRNTWAWGYDATRPVLRETASGTVLAEHPALGRYHLYYDQAPQLLFCENDTNGARLYNLPAEGRHFKDGINDYVVDGDAEAINAEQRGTKVAAQYFLKLQPGQSQVVRLRLRQPGCEEPFLDFDHIFAARRHDADEFYDCIHENITDPDARNVQRQAFAGMLWSKQFYYYDVTQWLQGDPAVLMPPPERHKGRNRHWGHLHNADIISMPDKWEYPWYAAWDLAFHCIPLAMVDAEFAKSQLRLLTKDWYMHPNGQLPAYEWNFSDVNPPVHAWATWRVYQMDKKLRNGQGDATFLESVFHKLALNFAWWVNRKDKSERNIFEGGFLGLDNIGVFDRSAPLPTGGFIEQSDGTSWMAMFALNMMRMALELAKTNPVYQELAGKFFEHFLYIADAMTRGGDGLFNLWDEEDGFYYDVLHTPDEERTKLKVRSIVGLIPLFAVEVIDQSLLDAMPEFTERARWLMENRPHLAQLVSRWEEPGKGARHLLSLLRRSRLKKLLTRMLDETEFLADYGIRAMSRYHLEHPYVFSTEEDDFAVQYVPGEAESSMFGGNSNWRGPIWFPINYLIIESLQRFHFYYDDKFKIEYPTGSGNLLNLQQVAAALAGRLTKLLLKDETGRRPALGNNELLQTDPHFRDNLLFHEYFHGDTGHGLGANHQTGWTGLIVRLLQLREQGVAS from the coding sequence ATGACGCAGGAACAACTACGCCTCGCAGAAACTACCGCCCGCACTGCCCCCTGGAAAAAGTTTGGCCCCTACCTCACGGAGCGCCAGTGGGGCACGGTGCGCGAAGATTACAGCGCCGAAGGCAACGCCTGGGACTACATTACCCACGACATGGCCCGCAGCAAGGCCTACCGCTGGGGCGAGGAAGGCCTCGGCGGCCTCAGTGACGACCAGCAGCTGCTCTGCTTCGGGTTGGGATTGTGGAATGGCAAGGACGAAATCCTGAAGGAGCGCCTGTTCGGCCTGACCAACGGCCAGGGCAACCACGGCGAGGATGTGAAGGAGCTGTACTACTACCTCGATAGTACGCCCACGCACTCCTACATGAAAATGCTCTATAAGTACCCGCAGCGGGCGTTTCCCTACCGTAAGCTGATCAGGGAAAATGGCCGCCGCAACCGCCAGCAGCCGGAATATGAACTGACGGACACGGGCATTTTCAGCAAAAACCGCTACTTCGACGTGTACATCGAGTACGCTAAAGCCGGCCCCGAGGACCTCCTGATGCAGGTAACGGTGCACAACCGCGGGCCCAAAGTAGCCTCGGTGCAGGTGCTACCCCAGTTCTGGTTTCGCAACACCTGGGCCTGGGGCTACGACGCTACCCGCCCCGTGCTGCGCGAAACGGCCTCCGGTACCGTGCTGGCCGAGCACCCCGCCCTGGGCCGCTACCACCTCTACTACGACCAGGCACCCCAGCTGCTGTTCTGCGAAAACGACACCAACGGGGCCCGCCTCTACAACCTGCCCGCCGAAGGCCGCCACTTCAAAGATGGTATCAACGACTACGTGGTGGACGGCGACGCTGAGGCCATTAACGCGGAGCAACGAGGCACCAAAGTAGCGGCCCAGTATTTCCTGAAATTGCAGCCCGGCCAGTCGCAGGTAGTGCGCCTGCGGTTGCGCCAACCTGGCTGCGAAGAGCCTTTCCTGGATTTCGACCACATCTTCGCGGCTCGCCGCCACGACGCCGACGAGTTCTACGACTGCATCCACGAAAATATTACCGACCCCGATGCGCGCAACGTGCAGCGCCAGGCATTTGCCGGCATGCTCTGGAGCAAGCAGTTTTACTACTACGACGTCACGCAGTGGCTGCAGGGCGACCCGGCCGTGCTCATGCCCCCGCCCGAGCGCCACAAGGGCCGCAACCGCCACTGGGGCCACCTGCACAACGCCGACATCATCTCAATGCCGGACAAGTGGGAGTATCCGTGGTACGCGGCCTGGGACCTGGCCTTTCACTGCATTCCGCTGGCCATGGTCGATGCCGAGTTTGCCAAAAGCCAGTTGCGCTTGCTCACCAAGGACTGGTACATGCACCCCAACGGCCAGCTGCCGGCCTACGAGTGGAACTTCTCCGATGTGAACCCGCCCGTGCATGCCTGGGCCACCTGGCGCGTGTACCAAATGGACAAAAAGCTCCGCAATGGGCAAGGCGACGCCACCTTCTTGGAAAGCGTATTCCATAAGCTGGCCCTGAACTTTGCCTGGTGGGTGAACCGCAAGGATAAAAGTGAGCGGAACATCTTTGAGGGCGGCTTTCTGGGCCTGGACAATATTGGCGTGTTCGACCGCTCGGCCCCGCTACCCACCGGGGGCTTCATTGAGCAGTCGGATGGCACGAGTTGGATGGCCATGTTTGCGTTGAACATGATGCGCATGGCCCTGGAGCTGGCCAAAACCAACCCGGTGTATCAGGAGCTGGCCGGCAAGTTCTTCGAGCACTTCCTCTACATTGCCGATGCCATGACCCGCGGGGGTGACGGCCTGTTCAACCTCTGGGACGAGGAAGACGGTTTCTACTACGACGTGCTGCACACCCCCGACGAGGAGCGCACCAAGCTCAAAGTCCGCTCCATTGTGGGGCTGATTCCGCTGTTTGCCGTGGAAGTCATCGACCAGAGCCTGCTGGACGCCATGCCTGAGTTCACGGAGCGGGCCCGCTGGCTGATGGAAAACCGCCCCCACCTGGCCCAGCTGGTTTCGCGTTGGGAGGAGCCGGGCAAGGGGGCCCGCCACCTGCTGAGCCTATTGCGCCGCTCCCGCCTCAAAAAGCTGCTGACCCGCATGCTCGACGAAACGGAGTTCCTCGCCGATTACGGTATCCGGGCCATGTCGCGCTACCACCTGGAGCACCCCTACGTGTTCAGCACCGAGGAAGACGACTTTGCGGTGCAGTACGTGCCGGGCGAGGCGGAAAGCAGCATGTTCGGGGGCAATAGCAACTGGCGCGGCCCCATCTGGTTTCCCATCAACTACCTCATCATCGAGTCGTTGCAGCGGTTTCACTTCTACTACGACGACAAGTTCAAGATTGAGTATCCCACCGGCTCGGGCAACCTGCTCAACCTGCAGCAAGTAGCGGCGGCCCTGGCTGGCCGGCTTACCAAGCTCCTGCTCAAGGACGAAACCGGCCGCCGCCCCGCCCTCGGCAACAATGAGCTGCTGCAAACCGACCCGCACTTCCGCGACAACCTGCTTTTCCACGAGTACTTCCACGGCGACACCGGTCACGGCCTCGGGGCCAATCACCAAACCGGCTGGACTGGCCTAATTGTGCGGCTGCTCCAACTGCGGGAGCAAGGAGTAGCATCGTGA
- a CDS encoding acetamidase/formamidase family protein, whose protein sequence is MTPRLNRYAAATALALLLCTNARAQQAASAAATGKSTTHQLKPTPATVAWGFYDAAARPVLRIKSGDKVEVQTLITSSPTRLEGAGLPASQVEQSLRDIHQSVTNKGPGGHILTGPIYVEGAEPGDVLEVRIRKVELAIPYAYNAFGPTSGFLPEDFGYAKMRIIPLDKKRMVAHFAPGIEVPLRPFFGSMGVAPPLAAGRVNSAPPGIHAGNLDNKELVAGTTLFIPVHVAGALFEVGDGHAGQGNGEVDITALETSLTGTLEFIVRKDMHLTWPRAETPTAYITMGIDEDLTKATKIALREMLDFLMKEKGLSHDDAYMLASVAADMEITQLVDGTKGVHSMIPKKIFTGKASGKKK, encoded by the coding sequence ATGACTCCTCGTTTGAACCGCTACGCCGCCGCCACGGCTTTGGCGCTCCTGCTCTGCACTAACGCCCGGGCCCAGCAGGCGGCATCCGCCGCCGCCACGGGCAAATCCACCACCCACCAGCTCAAGCCTACGCCGGCCACCGTGGCCTGGGGCTTTTACGATGCCGCCGCGAGGCCCGTGCTGCGCATCAAGTCCGGCGACAAAGTGGAGGTGCAAACGCTCATTACCTCCAGCCCCACCCGCCTGGAAGGGGCCGGCCTACCCGCCAGCCAAGTGGAGCAGTCCTTGCGCGACATCCACCAGAGCGTGACCAACAAAGGGCCCGGCGGCCACATTCTCACCGGCCCGATTTACGTGGAAGGTGCCGAGCCCGGCGACGTGCTGGAGGTGCGCATTCGCAAGGTGGAGCTGGCCATTCCCTACGCCTACAACGCTTTCGGACCCACCAGCGGCTTTCTGCCCGAGGACTTCGGCTACGCCAAAATGCGCATCATCCCGCTCGACAAAAAACGCATGGTGGCCCACTTCGCGCCGGGTATTGAGGTGCCCCTACGGCCCTTCTTCGGGAGCATGGGGGTGGCCCCGCCGCTCGCCGCGGGGCGCGTCAACAGCGCCCCGCCCGGCATCCACGCCGGCAACCTCGATAACAAAGAGCTGGTGGCCGGCACTACCCTCTTTATTCCGGTGCACGTGGCCGGGGCCCTGTTCGAAGTTGGTGATGGGCACGCCGGCCAGGGCAACGGGGAGGTGGACATTACCGCCCTGGAAACCTCCCTCACCGGTACCCTGGAGTTTATCGTGCGCAAGGATATGCACCTGACCTGGCCCCGGGCCGAGACGCCCACCGCCTACATTACCATGGGCATCGATGAGGACCTCACGAAAGCCACCAAAATTGCCCTGCGCGAAATGCTGGACTTCTTGATGAAGGAAAAAGGCCTCAGCCACGACGATGCCTACATGCTGGCCAGCGTGGCCGCTGATATGGAAATCACCCAGCTAGTGGACGGCACCAAAGGCGTGCACAGCATGATTCCCAAGAAGATTTTCACTGGCAAGGCCAGTGGCAAGAAGAAGTAA
- a CDS encoding PQQ-dependent sugar dehydrogenase, with the protein MKRSFTRSLLLAPALLGSLALLALRHASTVVPDPDNAGLKLPAGFSALKVAETGGRARHITITPQGTIFVKLNRPNAAGKGLLMLRETSGGKAEVASAFGNYGGTGVYSTPEYLYASSDQDVFRYKLNGKGEVVNPEQPEKIVTGLLNRRQHESKSITLDREGNLYVNVGAYSNTCQVKDRQKGSLGRPNCPILDSAGGIWQFRADKLNQTYGNGIRYATGLRNVVGLDWNAQANQLFVMQHGRDQLYDNFPALYDSKQSAELPAECMYALKKGDNAGWPYLYYDGQQRKKMLNPEYGGDGKKEATGNYLEPAAAYPAHTAPDALLFYTGTMFPERYRNGAFIAFHGSWNRAPEPQKGYYVVFQPFKNGKPSGDWEVFADNFAGSEANAAAGRPEHKPCGLAQGPDGSLYVTDDKKGTIYRIVYAKK; encoded by the coding sequence ATGAAACGCTCCTTTACCCGTTCCCTACTGCTGGCGCCGGCCCTGCTCGGCAGCCTGGCGCTGCTGGCGCTCCGGCACGCCAGCACCGTTGTGCCCGACCCCGACAATGCCGGCCTGAAGCTGCCCGCCGGCTTTAGTGCCCTGAAAGTGGCCGAAACCGGGGGCCGGGCCCGCCACATCACCATCACGCCCCAGGGCACCATCTTCGTGAAGCTGAACCGGCCCAACGCGGCCGGTAAGGGTCTGCTGATGCTGCGCGAAACCAGCGGCGGCAAGGCCGAGGTGGCCAGCGCCTTCGGTAACTACGGCGGCACGGGTGTGTACAGCACCCCGGAGTACCTCTACGCCTCCTCCGACCAGGACGTGTTCCGCTACAAGCTCAACGGCAAGGGCGAGGTAGTAAACCCCGAGCAGCCCGAGAAAATTGTGACGGGCCTGCTCAACCGCCGCCAGCACGAGAGCAAGTCCATCACCCTAGACCGGGAAGGCAACCTGTACGTGAACGTGGGCGCCTACTCCAATACCTGCCAGGTGAAGGACCGCCAGAAAGGCTCCCTGGGCCGGCCCAACTGCCCCATTCTGGACTCGGCGGGCGGCATCTGGCAGTTCCGGGCCGACAAGCTCAACCAGACCTACGGCAACGGAATTCGCTACGCCACGGGCCTGCGCAACGTGGTGGGACTCGACTGGAACGCCCAGGCCAACCAGCTTTTCGTGATGCAGCACGGCCGCGACCAGCTCTACGACAACTTTCCGGCCCTCTACGACAGCAAGCAGTCGGCGGAGCTACCGGCCGAGTGCATGTACGCCCTGAAAAAAGGCGATAACGCCGGCTGGCCTTACCTCTATTATGATGGGCAGCAGCGCAAGAAAATGCTGAACCCCGAGTACGGCGGCGACGGCAAGAAGGAAGCAACGGGCAACTACCTGGAGCCGGCCGCGGCCTACCCCGCCCACACCGCCCCCGATGCCCTGCTGTTCTATACTGGCACGATGTTCCCGGAGCGCTACCGCAACGGCGCCTTCATTGCCTTCCACGGCTCCTGGAACCGCGCCCCCGAGCCCCAGAAAGGCTACTACGTGGTGTTTCAGCCCTTCAAAAACGGCAAGCCAAGCGGTGATTGGGAAGTATTTGCGGATAACTTTGCTGGCTCTGAGGCCAATGCTGCTGCCGGCCGCCCGGAGCACAAGCCCTGCGGCCTGGCCCAGGGTCCCGATGGCTCGCTCTACGTCACCGACGACAAGAAAGGCACCATCTACCGCATCGTCTACGCTAAAAAATAA
- a CDS encoding c-type cytochrome gives MKQILALLCMLAWFSHSAAAQKTNAKTKSRPAAAVGVVAGKTIYARNCLTCHQADGGGVDGMNPPLTNTTYVLGDKTRLVKVILNGLQDEDIDGEPYNNVMPAFDILTDQEIADVLTFVRSNFGNKASEVTAAEVKTIRATNRK, from the coding sequence ATGAAGCAGATTCTTGCCTTGCTGTGCATGCTGGCCTGGTTTAGCCACTCGGCAGCAGCCCAGAAAACCAACGCAAAAACTAAATCGCGCCCCGCGGCCGCCGTGGGCGTAGTAGCCGGGAAAACCATTTATGCGCGCAACTGCCTTACCTGCCACCAGGCCGATGGCGGCGGCGTAGATGGCATGAACCCGCCCCTCACCAACACCACCTACGTGCTCGGCGACAAAACCCGCCTGGTGAAAGTCATCCTCAATGGCCTCCAAGACGAGGACATTGACGGGGAACCCTACAACAACGTCATGCCCGCCTTTGACATCCTCACGGATCAGGAAATTGCCGACGTACTGACCTTCGTCCGTAGCAACTTCGGCAACAAAGCCAGTGAGGTAACCGCAGCGGAAGTGAAAACCATCCGGGCTACCAACAGGAAGTAA
- the ygiD gene encoding 4,5-DOPA-extradiol-dioxygenase: protein MHRHDFLQALAVLPFASLMNSLQDLHKTASSFQQTAKMPVLFVGHGSPMNALADNPFTQTLHQLGQDIRNLQPPRAVLVVSAHWLTRGTFVAVNERPETIHDFGGFPQELFDMQYPAPGAPDVAREVLQALPDAHPTDEWGLDHGTWTVLHHIFPEADIPVFQLSIDYYKPITYHAKLARQLQFLRRRGVLILGSGNIVHNLRQSMPRFMQNDATPHAWAVEFDAWAKTKINQRDLAALAHYQQAGASGPLSVPTPDHYIPMLYSLALAEPTDNIRHAYEEVSFGGMSMRTFVIG, encoded by the coding sequence ATGCACCGCCACGACTTCCTGCAAGCCCTAGCGGTGCTACCCTTTGCCTCCCTTATGAACTCCCTGCAAGACCTTCATAAAACCGCCAGCTCCTTCCAGCAAACCGCCAAAATGCCCGTGCTTTTCGTGGGGCATGGCTCCCCGATGAACGCGCTGGCCGATAACCCGTTCACCCAAACCCTGCACCAACTGGGCCAGGACATTCGCAACTTGCAGCCGCCGCGGGCGGTGCTGGTGGTGTCGGCGCACTGGCTCACGCGCGGCACTTTTGTAGCCGTCAATGAGCGACCCGAAACCATCCACGACTTCGGCGGCTTTCCCCAGGAGCTGTTCGACATGCAGTACCCCGCGCCCGGTGCCCCCGATGTGGCCCGCGAGGTACTGCAAGCCTTGCCCGACGCCCACCCCACCGACGAGTGGGGCCTGGACCACGGCACCTGGACGGTGCTGCACCACATCTTTCCCGAGGCCGATATTCCGGTGTTCCAGCTCAGCATCGATTACTACAAGCCCATTACCTACCACGCCAAGCTGGCCCGGCAACTACAGTTTCTGCGCCGCCGCGGCGTGCTCATTCTGGGCAGCGGCAACATCGTGCACAACCTGCGCCAGAGCATGCCCCGCTTCATGCAGAACGATGCTACGCCCCACGCCTGGGCCGTGGAGTTCGACGCCTGGGCCAAAACCAAGATAAACCAGCGCGACCTAGCAGCTCTGGCCCACTACCAGCAGGCCGGCGCCAGCGGCCCGCTCTCCGTACCCACCCCCGACCACTACATCCCCATGCTCTACAGCCTGGCCCTGGCCGAACCCACCGACAACATCCGCCACGCCTACGAGGAGGTAAGCTTCGGCGGCATGAGCATGCGCACGTTTGTGATAGGGTAG
- a CDS encoding GNAT family N-acetyltransferase — translation MELEFKLASLEDIDGVLALHRKYQLATIAEEDKPDGFVTTAFTREQLTQLIEQEQGLTVATHEGQVVAYVMAASWQFWSGWPIFAYMIAQLPTLTYAGRQLSTTNSYQYGPICIDKPHRGSGVLERIFDFSRAQMAVRYPVLVTFINRINTRSYAAHTQKLGLEVIREFELNGNQYYELAYDTSK, via the coding sequence ATGGAGTTGGAATTCAAACTTGCTAGTCTAGAAGATATTGACGGCGTGCTGGCGCTACACCGGAAATACCAGCTGGCCACCATTGCCGAGGAAGACAAGCCGGATGGGTTCGTGACTACCGCTTTCACTCGGGAGCAGCTCACGCAGCTTATTGAGCAAGAGCAGGGCCTGACTGTTGCCACGCACGAGGGGCAGGTGGTAGCGTACGTCATGGCGGCCTCGTGGCAGTTCTGGTCGGGGTGGCCGATTTTCGCCTACATGATAGCGCAGCTGCCGACGCTGACTTACGCGGGCCGGCAGCTCAGCACCACGAACAGCTACCAGTACGGCCCCATCTGCATTGATAAGCCCCACCGGGGTAGCGGGGTGCTGGAAAGAATATTTGATTTCTCCAGGGCACAGATGGCGGTGCGCTACCCCGTGCTGGTCACGTTTATCAACCGCATCAATACCCGCTCGTATGCCGCGCATACTCAAAAACTCGGCCTTGAAGTTATCCGGGAGTTTGAGCTCAACGGCAACCAGTACTACGAGCTTGCCTACGACACTTCCAAGTAA
- a CDS encoding MFS transporter — protein MPRILPTLVVAQFFCTSLWFAGNAVAPDIAAQLHLPPSFVATLTSAVQLGFITGTLTFALLALADRFSPSRVFFGSALLAALCNLGVNGNGIGAGELLALRFLTGFFLAGIYPVGMKIAADYYQAGLGKSLGFLVGALVLGTAFPHLLKAATARLPWQYVTGATSALALLGGLALVLLVPDGPYRRAGQQLKFTAFLAGFRERPFRAAAFGYFGHMWELYTFWAFVPVLLAAYNRAHPGAELPVPLLSFLIIGVGSLACVGSGLLSQRLGPRPVATAALALSGVCCVVSPLMLGSGSVALLLGFLFFWGVVVVADSPLFSTLVAQHALAASRGTSLTIVNCLGFALTIASIQLTGLLSRSLNPRYLLLPLAIGPALGLLALWRGRTAPADSA, from the coding sequence ATGCCCCGTATTCTACCAACCCTGGTGGTGGCGCAGTTTTTCTGCACCTCCCTGTGGTTTGCCGGCAACGCCGTTGCCCCGGACATAGCCGCCCAGCTGCACCTACCACCCAGTTTTGTGGCTACGCTTACCAGCGCCGTGCAGCTGGGTTTCATTACCGGCACGCTCACCTTCGCCCTGCTGGCCCTAGCCGACCGATTCTCGCCCTCACGGGTGTTCTTCGGGAGTGCCCTGCTGGCAGCGCTGTGCAACCTGGGCGTTAACGGCAATGGCATCGGGGCCGGGGAGCTGCTGGCCCTGCGGTTCCTGACGGGGTTTTTCCTGGCGGGCATTTACCCGGTGGGTATGAAAATAGCCGCCGATTACTACCAGGCTGGCCTGGGTAAGTCCTTGGGGTTTCTGGTGGGGGCGCTGGTATTGGGCACGGCCTTTCCCCACCTGTTGAAGGCCGCTACCGCCCGGCTGCCGTGGCAGTACGTAACGGGGGCTACCTCTGCCCTGGCCCTGCTGGGCGGCCTGGCGTTGGTGCTGCTGGTGCCCGATGGGCCCTACCGCCGCGCCGGGCAGCAACTGAAGTTCACGGCGTTTCTGGCGGGGTTCCGGGAGCGGCCGTTTCGGGCGGCGGCCTTTGGCTACTTCGGACACATGTGGGAACTGTACACGTTCTGGGCCTTTGTACCGGTGCTGCTGGCGGCCTACAACCGCGCCCACCCTGGCGCGGAGCTGCCCGTGCCGCTGCTCTCGTTTCTGATTATTGGGGTAGGCAGCCTGGCCTGCGTGGGTAGCGGGCTGCTTTCCCAGCGGCTGGGGCCGCGCCCGGTGGCCACGGCGGCGCTGGCGTTGTCGGGGGTGTGCTGCGTGGTGTCGCCGCTGATGCTGGGCAGCGGCTCCGTGGCGTTGCTGCTGGGGTTTCTGTTTTTCTGGGGGGTAGTAGTAGTGGCCGATTCGCCGCTGTTTTCCACGCTGGTGGCGCAGCACGCGCTGGCCGCTTCGCGGGGCACTTCGCTCACCATCGTCAACTGCCTGGGCTTTGCCCTCACCATTGCCAGCATCCAGCTCACCGGCCTGCTCTCCCGCAGCCTCAACCCGCGTTATCTGCTGCTGCCGCTAGCCATCGGGCCGGCCCTGGGGCTACTGGCCTTGTGGCGGGGCAGGACTGCGCCAGCGGATAGTGCGTAG
- a CDS encoding alpha/beta fold hydrolase: protein MKLYLAALLLCLLPLVPQRGHAQTVDTLVDVGGYRLHFHIIKGKGTPILFEAGGGDDARVWEQLLTPLAQVTGTTLITYDRAGFGKSEVSREADDTQHGILSGMQGLETGLKKLGYGKEIMLVAHSYGGLYSSLYAARHPKQVKAVVLLDAMLPCFATDDFLAGMMRDMQADIAKNKTEHRGRYYQTLNYPATVQAVRNAPFPASIPVMDVVAEQFFIPNPTEAARWKACHQQFVSAQPNRESLTAYGCGHYLFHENPALAVSVIAKAYAPTRGPQQRADLLQRSLRYSVEATNELKKRETDYRHSESDLNSWGYTLLRQGETQKALEIFKLNTVLHPQSGNAFDSLAEAYLTSGNKELAKANYKKSIELNPKNMNAVEVLKTL from the coding sequence ATGAAGCTTTATTTGGCCGCTCTCCTGCTTTGCCTGTTGCCGCTAGTCCCCCAGCGCGGGCATGCCCAGACCGTTGATACGCTGGTGGACGTAGGCGGCTACCGCCTCCACTTCCACATCATCAAAGGCAAAGGCACACCGATTCTCTTCGAAGCCGGGGGCGGCGACGATGCCCGCGTGTGGGAGCAGCTGCTGACACCCCTAGCCCAGGTAACCGGCACTACCCTAATAACCTACGACCGGGCCGGGTTCGGGAAAAGCGAAGTATCCCGGGAAGCCGACGACACCCAGCACGGCATCCTGAGCGGCATGCAGGGGCTGGAAACCGGCCTTAAAAAGCTTGGCTACGGCAAGGAAATTATGCTGGTAGCCCACTCCTATGGCGGCTTGTACAGCTCGCTCTACGCTGCCCGCCACCCCAAGCAGGTAAAGGCCGTGGTGCTCCTGGATGCCATGCTACCCTGCTTCGCCACCGATGACTTCCTCGCGGGCATGATGCGCGACATGCAGGCCGACATTGCCAAAAACAAAACCGAGCACCGGGGCCGCTACTACCAAACCCTCAACTACCCCGCCACCGTGCAGGCCGTGCGCAACGCGCCGTTTCCGGCCAGCATCCCGGTTATGGACGTGGTAGCGGAGCAATTTTTCATACCCAACCCCACCGAAGCCGCCCGCTGGAAAGCCTGCCACCAGCAGTTCGTGTCGGCCCAGCCCAACCGGGAGAGCCTCACGGCCTATGGCTGCGGCCACTACCTCTTCCACGAGAACCCCGCCTTGGCGGTTAGTGTCATTGCCAAAGCCTACGCCCCCACCCGCGGCCCCCAGCAACGCGCCGACTTGCTCCAGCGCAGCCTCCGCTACTCCGTGGAGGCCACCAACGAACTCAAAAAGCGCGAAACCGATTACCGCCACTCCGAAAGCGACCTGAACAGCTGGGGCTACACCCTGCTGCGCCAGGGCGAAACTCAGAAAGCCCTAGAAATCTTCAAGCTCAACACCGTGCTCCACCCCCAAAGCGGCAACGCCTTCGACAGCCTCGCCGAAGCCTACCTCACCTCCGGCAACAAAGAGCTGGCAAAAGCCAACTACAAGAAATCCATAGAGCTTAACCCGAAGAATATGAACGCGGTGGAGGTGTTGAAGACATTGTAA